A stretch of Lewinella sp. 4G2 DNA encodes these proteins:
- a CDS encoding DUF3667 domain-containing protein has protein sequence MATPNNEPPERLSFGALIKTFFADLANADRGMLGTVVKLTTYPNEVVDTYLFKDRARFIRPTRYFLFALSVVAASYFVVQLRFGEPLHDFLMPFYEQEYEAGRQQMLDALLAQAEDNNAQAEEFARWYTDAYTSFLKKMTKWFIQYSSYFSLLFIPLNALLYYFVFPRKDYNYTETIVATAYTSAHATLFSVFLIPFFLILSDPFAIAKAYQAIGFLQMAYLLYAIVRVWIDKPSDVLLAIGIQALIFLGIIAFVGQTLYVGGYLKGAMGSQDGLSLKHYLRIIPVIGIGLVVTGGIIARFAKTWRWTIRFGIAGTIITIAGFVLVAISKG, from the coding sequence ATGGCTACCCCCAACAACGAACCGCCCGAACGGCTATCCTTCGGCGCACTAATAAAAACCTTTTTTGCCGATCTCGCGAATGCGGACCGAGGCATGCTGGGTACGGTAGTGAAATTGACGACCTACCCGAATGAGGTCGTCGATACCTATTTGTTTAAGGACCGGGCCCGGTTTATTCGGCCGACGCGCTATTTTCTGTTTGCGCTTTCGGTGGTGGCGGCGTCCTACTTCGTCGTGCAACTGCGTTTCGGAGAGCCTCTCCATGATTTTTTAATGCCTTTTTACGAGCAGGAATACGAAGCTGGCCGTCAACAAATGCTGGATGCCCTTTTAGCCCAGGCGGAAGATAATAATGCCCAAGCGGAAGAATTTGCCCGGTGGTACACGGATGCATACACTTCCTTTTTAAAGAAAATGACGAAGTGGTTTATCCAGTACAGTAGTTATTTCAGTTTATTGTTTATTCCACTAAATGCGCTTTTATATTATTTCGTATTCCCCAGGAAGGATTATAACTATACGGAGACGATAGTGGCAACCGCCTATACTAGTGCGCACGCGACGTTATTTTCCGTCTTTTTAATTCCCTTTTTCTTAATCCTATCCGATCCGTTTGCGATAGCGAAAGCGTATCAGGCCATCGGGTTTCTTCAAATGGCTTATCTCCTATACGCCATTGTGCGGGTCTGGATCGATAAACCATCCGATGTACTCTTAGCGATAGGTATACAAGCGCTAATCTTTTTAGGGATCATCGCATTTGTGGGTCAGACACTATACGTAGGTGGTTACTTAAAAGGGGCAATGGGCAGCCAGGATGGGCTGTCGCTCAAGCACTATTTGAGGATCATTCCCGTAATTGGTATCGGTTTGGTAGTGACGGGAGGTATCATCGCGCGCTTCGCCAAGACTTGGCGTTGGACAATCCGTTTCGGCATTGCCGGAACAATCATTACGATTGCGGGCTTCGTTTTGGTGGCCATCTCCAAAGGTTAG
- a CDS encoding transposase, which translates to MEPELFAIMVSEFQNHGCQVLEIGGSDDHVHVLHTLPRAKSVAQVMAAVKAVSSRWMFPRAKQYEWFEWQDGYGTFSADYRHLNKVRRYVRNQRTQHATPGKLDTFKKEYTAMLTEYDYPDFTPEYVFPTP; encoded by the coding sequence ATCGAACCCGAATTATTTGCCATTATGGTAAGCGAGTTCCAAAACCATGGGTGCCAGGTCCTCGAAATTGGCGGTTCGGACGACCACGTCCACGTCCTCCACACCCTGCCTCGAGCTAAATCCGTCGCCCAGGTCATGGCCGCCGTCAAGGCCGTCTCCAGTCGATGGATGTTTCCCCGCGCAAAACAATACGAATGGTTCGAATGGCAGGATGGTTACGGCACCTTTTCCGCCGATTACCGTCATTTGAATAAGGTTCGTCGTTACGTCAGGAACCAAAGAACACAACACGCCACGCCGGGAAAACTTGACACCTTCAAAAAGGAATACACTGCCATGTTAACTGAATACGATTATCCGGACTTCACCCCGGAATACGTTTTCCCCACCCCCTAG
- a CDS encoding sensor histidine kinase has product MPRNYACIAISLFLVLSSNGLFCQDIWEDPEQLLTALQESSPLDYDDIRAYLQVSYEGPDATDVPRSFLVKADSIAQRANNIVGQAHVKNAWALYHNIYYQTDADFEASISYERQAVDLYEAGGEPLMAARAQIDLGTDLCSIGRYAEAEAPMVAAIPVLEAEAEPLVLSEGYSRMAFLYDGLDEPNEVRRYAQKAFDLVTWEESPYLYLSAADQLVRALVILEEFDAMEEVAATIYAKRALLDNPDDADTYVRIQTERALAKIMNDEPEAALTILNEAFAVHREATGFDDDRLRRFAVPKAYAHHQLLNERQAVEALDDYFGYVRDYEALRISPLAGQVAMELAPYLEARGETDKALAYVRRAYTNQRLADSTEIASLRAERAITFETARKEARILDQDAQLARQRLILTATVAGLLVVLAFGLTLFFLARKLSRRNGEYRKLLTHKEALVKEVHHRVKNNLQMLSSLFRLQESAVTGDTEGEQGARNALKEGSNRINAMGLLHQQLYADDEVTSVDTAVYFEELGKAILSASTAGDQIDLYQDIESVWLDVDLAIPLGLIYNELVTNAVKYAFPGGRSGTIEVNLQVEANDTLIMRVADDGVGLREESTGTRFGSRLISLLAAKMNAELEEVKEVGYGVQVSIPEFSAATIP; this is encoded by the coding sequence ATGCCTCGTAATTACGCATGTATTGCTATCAGCTTGTTCTTGGTACTCTCATCGAACGGTCTGTTCTGCCAGGATATTTGGGAAGACCCCGAGCAACTGCTAACTGCCTTGCAGGAGAGTAGTCCATTAGATTATGACGATATCCGAGCTTACCTACAGGTCAGCTACGAAGGCCCCGATGCGACTGATGTACCACGTTCCTTTCTCGTGAAGGCGGACAGTATCGCCCAGCGCGCAAATAACATTGTCGGCCAGGCCCACGTGAAAAACGCCTGGGCGCTCTACCACAATATCTACTACCAGACGGATGCGGATTTTGAAGCGTCCATTAGTTACGAGCGGCAGGCGGTAGATCTTTACGAAGCCGGTGGTGAGCCACTCATGGCCGCCCGGGCACAAATAGATTTAGGTACGGACCTCTGCTCCATCGGCCGCTACGCCGAAGCCGAAGCGCCCATGGTTGCGGCCATCCCGGTGCTGGAGGCTGAGGCAGAGCCGCTGGTACTTTCAGAAGGATACAGCCGCATGGCCTTCCTGTACGACGGCTTGGATGAACCCAACGAAGTCCGCCGCTACGCCCAGAAAGCCTTCGACCTGGTGACGTGGGAGGAGAGCCCCTACCTCTACCTTTCGGCAGCTGACCAGCTCGTCCGGGCCCTGGTGATTTTGGAGGAGTTTGATGCTATGGAAGAGGTAGCCGCAACCATCTACGCAAAACGCGCGCTGCTGGATAACCCCGACGACGCGGATACCTACGTTCGCATCCAAACGGAACGCGCCCTGGCCAAGATCATGAACGACGAGCCGGAAGCTGCCCTCACGATCCTGAACGAAGCATTCGCCGTCCACCGCGAAGCCACTGGTTTTGACGATGACCGCCTCCGCCGTTTCGCGGTGCCAAAAGCCTACGCTCACCACCAACTGCTAAACGAAAGGCAGGCCGTTGAAGCGTTGGATGACTACTTCGGCTACGTGCGAGACTACGAAGCGTTGCGGATCAGCCCCCTGGCCGGGCAGGTGGCCATGGAATTGGCGCCGTACCTGGAAGCCCGCGGAGAAACGGATAAGGCGCTAGCGTACGTCCGTAGGGCTTACACTAATCAGCGGCTGGCCGATTCCACCGAAATTGCCAGCCTGCGGGCGGAGCGGGCCATCACCTTCGAGACCGCGCGCAAGGAAGCCCGGATCCTGGATCAAGACGCTCAGTTAGCACGCCAGCGTTTAATCCTGACTGCAACGGTAGCCGGCTTGTTGGTCGTGCTGGCCTTCGGGCTTACACTTTTCTTCCTCGCGCGCAAGTTGAGCCGCCGCAACGGGGAATACCGTAAGCTACTGACGCATAAGGAGGCGCTGGTTAAGGAAGTCCACCACCGCGTCAAGAACAATCTACAGATGCTTTCCAGCCTCTTCCGCCTGCAGGAGAGTGCCGTTACCGGCGATACCGAAGGGGAACAAGGAGCACGAAATGCGCTCAAGGAAGGGAGTAACCGGATCAATGCGATGGGGCTCCTGCACCAGCAACTCTACGCGGATGATGAGGTGACCTCAGTGGACACGGCAGTCTATTTTGAAGAATTGGGCAAGGCCATCCTTTCGGCCAGTACGGCTGGCGACCAGATCGATCTTTATCAAGACATCGAGTCCGTTTGGCTGGACGTTGATTTGGCCATTCCGCTGGGTTTGATCTATAATGAATTGGTGACCAACGCCGTTAAATACGCCTTCCCTGGTGGGCGGTCCGGAACCATTGAGGTCAACCTGCAAGTAGAGGCCAACGATACGCTCATTATGCGGGTGGCCGATGATGGGGTAGGTCTGCGTGAGGAGTCCACTGGCACTCGCTTCGGTAGCCGGTTAATTAGTTTGCTGGCGGCGAAAATGAACGCCGAGTTGGAAGAGGTGAAGGAGGTGGGTTACGGGGTGCAGGTCAGCATCCCCGAATTTTCTGCCGCTACAATTCCTTAA
- a CDS encoding response regulator, which translates to MPGAQLLIVEDDPIIAADLGDRAVELGYEVLALLRHGEAALKFVRSGQVPDLILMDIQLAGAMDGITAAIQLYEEFPQLPLIFLTANTDTATFSSARQARPRAFLSKPIRTNDLVYAIELALDEGLRPNALPLANDPAPAAAPSTDPDGLADPSADERDSAEDLASKNIISLRSGNRLLRLDLGQVRYVKANDYYCQAVMKTGDTMLTMTLKAFLSFLPQNHSFMRVHRSYLINLHHLKEVAQHTVIIAGEEIPVSRNKRKELLERLKEL; encoded by the coding sequence ATGCCCGGTGCGCAACTGCTTATTGTTGAAGATGACCCCATCATCGCTGCGGACCTCGGAGACCGAGCAGTGGAACTTGGTTATGAAGTACTAGCCCTGTTGCGGCACGGCGAGGCGGCGCTGAAATTTGTCCGCTCCGGTCAGGTACCCGATCTTATTTTAATGGATATTCAACTCGCCGGAGCGATGGATGGCATTACGGCGGCCATTCAACTTTACGAAGAGTTCCCCCAACTCCCCCTGATCTTCCTTACGGCGAATACGGATACGGCTACCTTCAGCAGCGCGCGCCAGGCCAGGCCCCGGGCTTTCCTATCCAAGCCCATCCGTACAAATGACCTGGTCTATGCCATCGAGTTAGCCCTGGATGAAGGGCTACGCCCCAACGCACTGCCCCTCGCCAATGACCCGGCACCTGCGGCAGCGCCCTCTACTGATCCTGATGGGTTAGCAGACCCTTCGGCAGACGAACGGGATAGTGCTGAAGACCTAGCCTCTAAAAATATCATCTCGCTTCGAAGTGGCAACCGACTATTGCGGCTCGACTTAGGCCAAGTACGGTACGTAAAGGCCAACGACTATTACTGCCAAGCCGTAATGAAAACGGGTGATACGATGCTGACGATGACGCTAAAGGCGTTCCTCAGTTTCCTACCGCAGAACCATAGTTTCATGCGCGTCCACCGCTCCTACTTAATCAACCTGCACCACCTGAAAGAAGTCGCGCAGCATACGGTAATTATTGCCGGTGAGGAGATTCCCGTCAGCCGCAATAAGCGGAAGGAATTACTGGAGCGACTTAAGGAATTGTAG
- the hisS gene encoding histidine--tRNA ligase, translated as MKPTTLKGTRDFLPSEVRKRDYIFGVIRKHFRTFGYQPIETPVMEDLRTLTGKYGEEGDKLLFKVLNNGDFLRKANADDLAAKDSGKVVTQIAKRGLRYDLTVPFARYVVMHQNDLAFPFKRYAIMPVWRADRPQKGRYQEFYQCDADVVGSDSLLYEAELTQLLDAVFTELGLKAVIRLNNRKILAGLAEIAGMADNMMDMTIAIDKLDKIGEEGVVKELKERGADAGAVEVILQFLKTTDLNEVAPLLSESEVGQQGIAELQETFRLIGTQPTQNRIEFDVTLARGLNYYTGAIFEVAVDTDAPGQEAIKMGSIAGGGRYADLTSIFGMKNMPGVGISFGAERIYDVLEDLNAFPADATEDLQYLLVCLDDEALEHGFGLVSRLRARGVHADLYPTAAKLNKMMKYADQRGVPGVVIIGSNEVATGEYSLKVMATGEQRGIREGEF; from the coding sequence ATGAAACCGACCACCCTCAAAGGCACCCGCGATTTCCTTCCCAGCGAAGTGCGCAAGCGCGATTACATTTTTGGCGTGATCCGCAAGCACTTCCGGACCTTTGGCTACCAGCCCATTGAGACGCCGGTTATGGAAGACCTACGGACGCTTACCGGCAAGTACGGCGAGGAAGGGGATAAACTGCTCTTCAAGGTTCTTAATAACGGCGACTTCCTGCGCAAGGCCAACGCCGATGATTTGGCGGCCAAGGATAGTGGGAAGGTCGTTACGCAAATCGCCAAACGCGGCCTGCGGTACGACCTCACGGTGCCCTTCGCCCGCTACGTGGTGATGCACCAGAACGACCTCGCCTTTCCCTTCAAACGCTACGCCATCATGCCCGTCTGGCGCGCCGATCGCCCGCAGAAAGGCCGCTACCAGGAGTTCTACCAGTGCGATGCAGATGTTGTTGGTAGCGACAGTCTGCTCTACGAAGCCGAACTCACGCAACTGCTCGATGCCGTCTTCACGGAGCTTGGTCTAAAGGCCGTCATTCGCCTCAACAACCGCAAGATTCTCGCCGGCCTCGCAGAGATTGCGGGTATGGCCGATAATATGATGGACATGACCATCGCTATCGACAAACTCGATAAAATTGGCGAAGAAGGCGTCGTCAAAGAATTAAAAGAAAGGGGCGCTGACGCAGGTGCCGTGGAAGTGATTCTCCAATTCCTGAAAACGACGGATCTGAACGAAGTAGCCCCGTTGCTCTCCGAAAGCGAAGTCGGGCAGCAGGGAATTGCTGAGTTGCAGGAGACCTTCCGGCTAATTGGTACCCAGCCCACACAAAACCGGATTGAATTCGACGTTACCCTCGCGCGCGGCTTGAATTACTACACGGGGGCCATCTTCGAAGTGGCCGTCGATACCGACGCGCCGGGGCAGGAGGCCATCAAAATGGGTTCCATCGCCGGTGGCGGCCGCTACGCCGACCTCACCTCGATCTTCGGGATGAAGAATATGCCCGGCGTCGGGATCAGCTTCGGCGCCGAACGCATCTACGACGTTCTGGAAGACCTCAACGCCTTCCCCGCTGACGCTACCGAAGACCTCCAATACCTCCTGGTCTGCCTCGACGATGAGGCCCTCGAACACGGCTTCGGCCTGGTGAGCCGCCTCCGCGCCCGCGGCGTCCACGCGGACCTCTACCCCACCGCCGCCAAACTCAACAAAATGATGAAATACGCGGACCAACGGGGTGTGCCCGGCGTGGTCATCATTGGCTCCAACGAGGTCGCTACGGGGGAGTATTCTCTAAAGGTGATGGCGACTGGGGAGCAGCGGGGGATTCGGGAGGGGGAGTTTTGA